A window of the Acidithiobacillus thiooxidans ATCC 19377 genome harbors these coding sequences:
- a CDS encoding sigma-54-dependent transcriptional regulator, producing MQNLILIVEDEKNLRCVLAAVLTAEGFQVLEAENGEQALAIIASNAPDLILTDQRLPGLSGTELLRNIKATHPEIPVIITTAYGEIEQAVEAIKAGAEHYLTKPVDEGELIALIRQTLGRRGRSLPPMRQEPRRHGLIGVSRAIEALLETIDLVAPAPSNVLITGESGTGKELVARALHQASNRADQPFVAFNCGAIPLELVESEIFGYEKGAFTGATRTQAGKLEMAGAGTLFLDEVGDMPLAMQVKLLRALQEREFTRLGTHQPLRMLARIVAATHMDLAKAVAEGRFREDLYYRLNVIPLHIPPLRERRADIAPLVHHFLEQICSVIGSSPTVTISSEALAALEAYEWPGNIRQLENLLERMVVLNRHGHIQRQDLPPDICQQNAGAGGSGTASPFDLPALERQTVLSALEKTRFNQSQAAVLLGISRKQLRTKMKNIGLLGDQDSEEDNLDN from the coding sequence ATGCAAAATCTGATTTTAATTGTAGAAGATGAAAAAAACCTTCGCTGTGTTTTGGCAGCGGTACTGACTGCCGAGGGTTTCCAGGTACTGGAAGCCGAAAATGGCGAACAGGCGCTGGCAATCATTGCAAGCAATGCACCCGACTTGATCCTGACTGATCAGCGCCTTCCCGGGCTTTCCGGCACCGAACTATTGCGCAATATCAAGGCGACGCATCCTGAAATACCGGTCATTATTACGACAGCCTACGGAGAAATTGAGCAGGCGGTCGAAGCCATCAAGGCGGGTGCCGAACATTATCTGACTAAACCGGTTGATGAGGGCGAACTGATCGCCTTGATTCGCCAAACCCTGGGACGTCGTGGCAGGTCACTACCCCCCATGCGTCAGGAGCCACGCCGGCACGGCTTGATCGGAGTCAGCCGCGCTATCGAAGCCCTGCTGGAAACCATTGATCTGGTAGCTCCAGCTCCCTCCAATGTGCTGATTACCGGAGAATCCGGGACCGGTAAGGAGCTGGTTGCGCGTGCCTTGCATCAAGCTTCCAATCGGGCCGACCAACCTTTTGTCGCTTTTAACTGTGGCGCCATTCCCCTGGAGTTGGTGGAAAGTGAAATTTTTGGCTATGAAAAAGGCGCCTTTACGGGAGCGACCCGTACGCAAGCTGGCAAACTAGAAATGGCTGGTGCCGGAACCCTTTTTCTGGATGAAGTGGGAGATATGCCTCTCGCCATGCAGGTCAAACTGCTCCGCGCCCTGCAGGAACGGGAATTTACCCGTCTGGGCACCCATCAACCCTTGCGCATGTTGGCCCGGATCGTGGCAGCCACCCACATGGATCTGGCCAAGGCCGTAGCTGAAGGCCGGTTCCGGGAAGATCTCTATTATCGGCTGAATGTCATTCCGCTCCATATTCCTCCGCTGCGCGAGCGACGCGCGGACATCGCACCGCTGGTACATCATTTTCTGGAACAAATCTGCAGCGTCATTGGCAGTAGCCCGACCGTAACCATCAGCAGTGAAGCCCTGGCTGCCCTGGAGGCCTATGAGTGGCCCGGCAATATCAGACAACTTGAAAACCTTCTGGAACGGATGGTGGTGCTCAATCGTCATGGACACATACAGCGGCAGGACCTCCCTCCCGACATCTGCCAGCAAAATGCTGGGGCTGGTGGATCCGGTACGGCAAGCCCCTTTGATTTACCTGCCCTGGAAAGGCAAACCGTGCTCAGCGCCCTCGAAAAAACCCGGTTTAATCAAAGTCAGGCGGCTGTTCTTCTGGGTATCAGCCGCAAACAATTGCGGACCAAAATGAAAAATATCGGCCTGCTTGGCGACCAGGATTCTGAAGAAGACAACCTCGATAACTGA
- the soxX gene encoding sulfur oxidation c-type cytochrome SoxX, whose product MKHRNKQLAQIGLLVTGISCLGFSLNGAAAEAPGNVSSIQAGKAIAFNRAQGNCLACHALPGGTMAGNVGPALPMQGVTFQQMFQTKEKLVAFLGDPEKLFPYANMPEFGKNKVLTQTQLEQVADYLWSLK is encoded by the coding sequence ATGAAGCACAGAAATAAACAGCTGGCTCAGATCGGTTTGCTGGTGACGGGTATTTCCTGTCTGGGATTTAGCCTAAATGGCGCAGCGGCAGAAGCGCCGGGCAACGTCAGCAGTATTCAGGCCGGCAAAGCTATTGCCTTCAATCGCGCTCAGGGAAACTGTCTTGCCTGCCACGCTCTACCGGGCGGAACCATGGCGGGCAATGTGGGTCCGGCCCTGCCCATGCAGGGGGTGACCTTTCAGCAGATGTTTCAGACCAAGGAAAAACTTGTCGCTTTTTTAGGTGATCCTGAAAAACTATTTCCTTACGCAAACATGCCGGAATTTGGCAAGAACAAAGTGCTGACGCAGACACAGTTAGAGCAGGTTGCCGACTATTTGTGGTCTTTGAAGTAA
- the soxY gene encoding thiosulfate oxidation carrier protein SoxY, whose amino-acid sequence MSKPIERRQFLGASLATGAVATAAGLGLIKPQLAFADNVAGWPAKAFDAKLLKEAMSDSVGKTNVPVSSKVKLTAPTIAENGGAVPVTIEVDSPMTADDYIAAVYLFVDHNPTPLASQFTFTPAAGKAYIQQRIKMAKTDNVRVVAKTNKGVLMASAPREVKVTIGGCGG is encoded by the coding sequence ATGAGTAAACCCATTGAGCGACGCCAGTTTTTAGGTGCCAGCCTGGCTACAGGGGCCGTAGCTACGGCTGCTGGTCTTGGCTTGATCAAGCCTCAACTGGCCTTTGCAGACAATGTTGCCGGATGGCCTGCAAAAGCTTTTGATGCCAAGTTACTGAAAGAGGCTATGTCCGATTCCGTCGGTAAAACTAACGTGCCGGTGTCATCCAAAGTCAAACTGACCGCGCCCACTATTGCTGAAAACGGCGGAGCGGTTCCCGTCACCATTGAAGTTGATTCGCCCATGACGGCGGACGATTACATTGCAGCGGTTTATCTGTTTGTCGATCACAATCCCACCCCTCTGGCCAGTCAGTTCACGTTTACGCCCGCAGCAGGTAAAGCATACATCCAACAACGCATCAAAATGGCAAAAACGGACAATGTCCGGGTCGTTGCCAAAACCAATAAGGGCGTTCTGATGGCCTCTGCTCCCCGGGAAGTCAAAGTCACCATTGGTGGTTGCGGCGGTTAA
- the soxZ gene encoding thiosulfate oxidation carrier complex protein SoxZ: protein MAGNVGNPMIRMASSAKKGEIVEIRSLIMNPMTTGLTKDKAGKVIPAHFIQTVTVTFDDKPLLDIDWSTAVSANPYLAFKLRAESSGTLKMVWKDNTGGNWSADSKLTVA, encoded by the coding sequence ATGGCAGGAAATGTAGGTAACCCAATGATTCGCATGGCGAGCAGCGCCAAAAAAGGGGAAATTGTCGAAATCCGTTCACTGATTATGAATCCCATGACTACGGGTCTGACCAAAGATAAGGCTGGAAAAGTCATTCCGGCCCATTTTATCCAAACCGTCACAGTGACATTTGATGACAAACCTTTACTGGACATTGACTGGAGTACAGCCGTCAGTGCCAATCCCTACCTCGCATTCAAATTGCGGGCCGAAAGTAGCGGAACCCTGAAAATGGTCTGGAAAGACAATACCGGCGGTAACTGGAGTGCCGATTCCAAACTGACAGTAGCCTGA
- the soxA gene encoding sulfur oxidation c-type cytochrome SoxA: MKRLLIALSIIGLAGVSDAAQAVNWWDLGNTKVGPAETLKQFHTYFKEQNPKMPLEKYALGSYAFSPEMYSQYQEAIQFNPGDLTLSQGKALWTKPFANGKSYASCYPDGGKGVAAHYPMYDPKTHDIVTIGTSLNACRKANGEAPLKYGSSDMVALQTYLTSLSNGMPMDVQVQGPGATQAFEEGKAYFFMKRGQLNFSCATCHVAYAGKYLRAQIISPVQGQSAHFPTYRAAWSAVNTLQKRMQGCDKKVGAVPQPLESADYQRLEYFMSYLSNGIKINVPGYRP, from the coding sequence ATGAAGCGGTTGCTGATTGCGCTTTCAATCATAGGCCTAGCTGGTGTCAGTGACGCCGCGCAGGCAGTCAACTGGTGGGACCTGGGAAATACCAAGGTCGGACCGGCCGAGACGCTTAAACAATTTCATACCTATTTTAAGGAACAAAATCCCAAAATGCCTTTGGAGAAGTACGCGCTGGGTTCTTATGCATTCAGCCCGGAAATGTACAGTCAATATCAGGAGGCCATTCAGTTTAATCCCGGAGATTTGACTTTATCCCAAGGCAAGGCTTTGTGGACCAAGCCTTTTGCTAACGGCAAGTCTTATGCCAGTTGTTATCCTGATGGTGGTAAGGGTGTGGCGGCGCACTACCCCATGTATGACCCCAAAACCCATGACATAGTAACTATCGGTACCAGTCTGAATGCCTGCCGCAAGGCTAATGGTGAGGCACCGCTTAAATATGGCAGCAGTGATATGGTGGCTTTGCAAACATATCTGACGTCCTTGTCCAATGGCATGCCAATGGATGTTCAGGTGCAGGGTCCGGGGGCCACGCAAGCCTTTGAAGAAGGTAAAGCCTACTTTTTCATGAAACGCGGGCAACTGAATTTTTCCTGTGCTACTTGCCATGTTGCTTATGCCGGGAAATATTTACGCGCACAAATTATTTCTCCAGTACAAGGTCAAAGCGCCCATTTCCCGACTTATCGGGCTGCCTGGTCGGCAGTAAATACTTTGCAAAAGCGGATGCAGGGTTGTGACAAAAAAGTAGGTGCGGTGCCACAACCGCTCGAAAGTGCAGATTACCAGCGGCTGGAATATTTCATGAGTTATCTCAGCAACGGCATCAAGATCAACGTGCCGGGATATCGCCCCTGA
- a CDS encoding DUF302 domain-containing protein, producing MNMKKSLLVLGLCCTGLTLGGWAQGAEISSTVSGMPAINTASPLYIVNVQKGVTPAQIKMGIQSGAEAENMNVVGTLDVQQGLKERGIKSNQPYVIYEVCNLVLGAKILKSTPEFGAFAPCKIVMYEQNGQLKLMTYLPTYALKYFPKNPESAKVAQELDHQIITVMKQAAAGGL from the coding sequence ATGAATATGAAAAAATCATTACTCGTGCTCGGCTTATGTTGCACGGGATTGACTCTTGGCGGCTGGGCACAGGGTGCCGAGATTTCTTCGACAGTATCCGGAATGCCAGCAATTAATACCGCCAGCCCATTGTACATTGTCAATGTGCAAAAAGGCGTTACTCCGGCCCAGATCAAAATGGGTATTCAGAGCGGTGCCGAGGCTGAAAACATGAATGTAGTGGGCACGCTGGATGTTCAGCAGGGACTCAAGGAAAGGGGTATTAAAAGTAATCAGCCCTATGTCATTTATGAGGTTTGTAATTTGGTACTGGGTGCCAAAATTCTCAAAAGCACACCAGAATTTGGGGCTTTTGCACCCTGTAAAATTGTCATGTATGAACAAAATGGTCAACTCAAACTGATGACCTATTTACCCACCTATGCCCTGAAATATTTCCCGAAAAATCCAGAATCCGCCAAAGTGGCTCAGGAACTGGATCACCAGATTATTACCGTGATGAAGCAAGCCGCTGCTGGCGGGCTTTAA